The Loxodonta africana isolate mLoxAfr1 chromosome 23, mLoxAfr1.hap2, whole genome shotgun sequence genome has a segment encoding these proteins:
- the SERP1 gene encoding stress-associated endoplasmic reticulum protein 1, translated as MVAKQRIRMANEKHSKNITQRGNVAKTSRNAPEEKASVGPWLLALFIFVVCGSAIFQIIQSIRMGM; from the exons ATGGTCGCCAAGCAGCGGATCCGTATGGCCAACGAGAAGCACAGCAAGAACATCACCCAGCGCGGCAACGTCGCCAAGACCTCG AGAAATGCCCCCGAAGAAAAGGCCTCTGTAGGACCCTGGTTATTGgctctcttcatttttgttgtttgtgGCTCTG CAATTTTCCAGATTATTCAAAGTATCAGGATGGGCATGTGA